The Flavobacterium galactosidilyticum nucleotide sequence ATTATCCAGAGGAAGTACAAAACTCGGAATCCTTTAAAATTTCTAAATACGCTTATGGGGAGGATTACCATTTTGTTATCAAAGACAAACTGAAGGAGTTTTTATTTTCAATTCAATCAAATATTGGTGAGGTGTCTGGTCGTGCGTTTGTGGATTCAGCTCCCGTTTTAGATAGAGCTTGGGCCGCTAAGAGTGGATTGGGGTGGATTGGTAAAAGCAGTAATTTAATCACCCAAAAAGTAGGCTCTTTTTATTTTATAGCTGAGCTCATTATTGATTTAGACTTAGAGTACGATAATCCGACTACAGATCATTGTGGGTCGTGTACTGCATGTATTGACGCCTGTCCCACAGAAGCAATTGTGGCTCCTTATACTGTTGATGGCAGTAAATGTATTTCCTATTTTACAATAGAGCTGAAAGAAAATATACCAACAGACATGCGAGGTAAGTTTGATGATTGGGCTTTTGGATGTGATATTTGTCAGGATGTTTGTCCGTGGAATAGGTTTTCAAAAGCACATAGCGAACCATTATTTAGTCCTAATCCTGAAATGTTATCGATGTCTAAAAAGGACTGGATAGAAATTACTGAGGAAACATTTAGGACTGTATTTAAAAAATCACCACTTAAAAGGGCAAAGTTTCACGGTTTAAAACGCAATATCGATTTTCTCAAGTAAAATTTATTTTACTTGATAGAAATATTTCTATTTATTTCAATATTCTTTATTGGTGATTTTTTTATTGTAAAACATAAAGAATTTATAAAGGAATTTATTTGTTTCGTGATTTATTTTCGTTCTATCTATGTTTTTATTGTTTTTATCTATATTTTTTTTAACTTTATCATTCACTAAATGAAGTAATTATGACAGTTAATCAAATTTTAAGTACAAAAGGAAAGGAAGTTTATTCGATACTTTCAACTAACACTGTATATGAAGCATTAACAGTGATGAGTGAGAAAAACATAGGAGCAATTCTTATTATTGAAGATACGATATTGAAAGGTGTTTTGTCTGAGCGAGATTATGCTCGCAAAATTGTACTGAAATCTAAGTCTTCTAAAAAAGCCTTTGTTCATGAAATTATGGAGACTGATGTGGTAACCGTAAGTCCATTGGACAATTTAGATTTTTGCATGGAGCTTATGAGTACTAAAAGAGTGCGTCATTTACCAGTTTTAGAAAATAATACTGTAATTGGAATCATCTCAATTAGTGATGTTGTAAAAGCGATAATTGATATGCAAAAAGATACTATTCAACATCTGAATTCATATATTACACAGTAAACTCAAATAACTTAAATTTTAATATAGCTGCAATTTTTGCGGCTATTTTTATTGTTATTTGCTAATTATCACCTAGTTTTTGTAAAAGAATAGTATAAAAGTTATCTTTTTAGAGCAAGTCTTCTATCTTTGCGATTGCGAATAAAATCTAAAATCCATGAATAAAGATAGTAAAAGAAGAGAAGCATTATTATACCATGCAAAACCAACTCCTGGTAAAATTCAAGTTGTTCCAACTAAGAAATATGCAACACAAAGAGATTTGTCTTTGGCCTATTCTCCTGGTGTAGCTGAGCCTTGTTTAGAAATTGCAAAAGACGTAAACAACGTATATAAATATACTGCTAAAGGAAACTTGGTAGCGGTAATCACTAACGGAACGGCAGTTTTAGGACTTGGTGATATTGGACCAGAAGCTTCTAAGCCGGTAATGGAAGGAAAAGGATTATTGTTTAAAATCTTTGCTGATATTGATGTTTTTGACATCGAAATTGGAACTAAAGATATCGAAGAATTTATTCAAACGGTTAAAAATATTGCGCCAACTTTTGGTGGAATTAACCTTGAAGATATTAAAGCACCGGAATCTTTTGAAATCGAAAGAAGATTAGTAGAAGAATTGAATATTCCAGTAATGCATGATGATCAGCATGGTACTGCTATTATTTCCTCAGCAGCTTTGTTGAATGCATTAGAGTTAGCAGATAAAAAAGCGGAGGATGTTAAATTAGTAGTGTCAGGTGCTGGTTCAGCTGCTATTGCCTGTGCTGATTTATATATTTTACTAGGTGTGAAGCTAGAAAATATTTTAATGTTTAATAGCAAAGGGTTGTTAACAAAAG carries:
- the queG gene encoding tRNA epoxyqueuosine(34) reductase QueG — translated: MILKSQYTQFIKSEAKRLGFLSCGISKAGFLEDEAPRLENWLNNNRNGQMSYMENHFDMRLNPTLLVDDAKSVVSLLLNYYPEEVQNSESFKISKYAYGEDYHFVIKDKLKEFLFSIQSNIGEVSGRAFVDSAPVLDRAWAAKSGLGWIGKSSNLITQKVGSFYFIAELIIDLDLEYDNPTTDHCGSCTACIDACPTEAIVAPYTVDGSKCISYFTIELKENIPTDMRGKFDDWAFGCDICQDVCPWNRFSKAHSEPLFSPNPEMLSMSKKDWIEITEETFRTVFKKSPLKRAKFHGLKRNIDFLK
- a CDS encoding CBS domain-containing protein encodes the protein MTVNQILSTKGKEVYSILSTNTVYEALTVMSEKNIGAILIIEDTILKGVLSERDYARKIVLKSKSSKKAFVHEIMETDVVTVSPLDNLDFCMELMSTKRVRHLPVLENNTVIGIISISDVVKAIIDMQKDTIQHLNSYITQ